In Desulfovibrio aminophilus, the following proteins share a genomic window:
- a CDS encoding sirohydrochlorin cobaltochelatase, with product MSLAILLAAYGSRQAGARAAVEHLRERVRAAYPDAACAVAYTSRAVRRHLNRDGQEADSVPAALDKLRDQGFRRVAVLSLHIVPGEEYSGVAEAASAVPDLRVELGGPLMSQETDVERVADILAAHFPAGGRGEAVLFMGHGGAHPGNALYLRLDEALRRRDPGLHLGLLESEPGIEALRDRLLAQGARSVLLLPFLFGAGYHAVQDLAGDGPDSWRGHLTRAGLDCRVELKAAGDYPELVDLWLAHLRRAVDRLAA from the coding sequence ATGAGCCTGGCCATCCTGCTGGCGGCTTACGGCTCCCGGCAGGCCGGGGCCAGGGCCGCCGTCGAACACCTCCGCGAACGCGTGCGCGCGGCCTACCCGGACGCGGCCTGCGCCGTGGCCTACACTTCGCGCGCCGTGCGCCGCCACCTGAACCGCGACGGCCAGGAGGCGGACTCCGTGCCTGCGGCCCTGGACAAGCTCCGGGACCAGGGCTTCCGGCGCGTGGCCGTGCTCTCCCTGCACATCGTGCCCGGCGAGGAATACTCGGGTGTGGCCGAGGCCGCGTCCGCCGTCCCGGACCTGCGCGTGGAGCTGGGCGGCCCGCTCATGTCCCAGGAGACCGACGTGGAGCGCGTGGCCGACATCCTGGCGGCCCACTTCCCGGCGGGCGGCCGGGGCGAGGCCGTGCTCTTCATGGGCCACGGCGGAGCCCACCCGGGCAACGCCCTCTACCTGCGCCTGGACGAGGCCCTGCGCCGCCGCGACCCGGGCCTGCACCTGGGCCTGCTGGAGTCCGAGCCGGGCATCGAGGCGTTGCGCGACCGGCTCCTGGCCCAGGGCGCGCGCTCGGTCCTGCTCCTGCCCTTCCTCTTCGGGGCCGGCTACCACGCGGTCCAGGACCTGGCCGGGGACGGCCCGGACTCCTGGCGCGGCCATCTCACCCGGGCGGGCCTGGACTGCCGCGTGGAGCTCAAGGCCGCGGGCGACTACCCGGAGCTGGTGGACCTCTGGCTGGCGCACCTGCGCCGGGCCGTGGACCGGCTGGCGGCCTGA
- a CDS encoding ASKHA domain-containing protein — protein MSDTIRVQTSDGRELTVRPDPALSLAQALFLAGPFRGLPLCSGLGRCGLCRVRFLADAPPVLAAEEKRLSAEELAQGWRLSCLRPAAPCSLALPEPRQEKPRATAFTAGPGPLSLAVDLGTTSLHWAALAEGRVAARGRGLNPQMGLGSEVMSRLAFAARPEGAAVLRDLVLERLREIIWNLPARPESLVVAGNPAMTLILLGLDAKGLRGAPYRLDYAGGDVRELAPDLPPAFIPPLFAPFVGGDLSAGLAALMLAPGAAPEYPFLLADLGTNGEFVLALSPDELLCASVPLGPALEGVGLRFGRTAGPGAVEVFDLGPAGLAPRRIGGDAPGEPGLTGPAYLSLVSILLANGLLDASGRFTRGDTPLARKIGQGLGREAGEPALHVLPGLFLAASDVEEILKLKAAFNLAFSRLLAEAGLTATALAAVHLAGAVAEHARPADLERLGFLPPGLLPRVHVAGNTSLAGAELLAVDADARRAVLDLPRAVRAIDLTNEPGFDARYLERMTFRHVS, from the coding sequence ATGAGCGACACCATCCGCGTACAGACCTCCGACGGCCGCGAACTGACGGTCCGACCCGATCCGGCCCTGAGTCTGGCCCAGGCCCTGTTCCTGGCCGGGCCCTTCCGGGGCCTGCCGCTGTGCTCCGGCCTGGGGCGCTGCGGCCTGTGCCGGGTGCGCTTCCTGGCCGACGCGCCGCCCGTGCTGGCCGCCGAGGAAAAACGTCTCTCCGCCGAGGAGCTGGCCCAGGGCTGGCGGCTCTCCTGCCTCCGCCCGGCCGCGCCCTGCTCCCTGGCCCTGCCCGAACCCCGGCAAGAGAAGCCCCGCGCCACGGCCTTCACCGCCGGGCCCGGCCCCCTCTCCCTGGCCGTGGACCTGGGCACCACCTCCCTGCACTGGGCCGCCCTGGCCGAAGGCCGCGTCGCGGCCCGGGGCCGGGGACTGAATCCCCAGATGGGCCTGGGCTCGGAGGTCATGTCCCGGCTGGCCTTCGCGGCCCGTCCCGAGGGCGCGGCCGTGCTGCGCGACCTCGTGCTGGAACGCCTGCGGGAGATCATCTGGAACCTGCCCGCGCGGCCGGAGTCCCTGGTGGTGGCGGGCAACCCGGCCATGACCCTGATCCTGCTCGGCCTGGACGCCAAGGGCCTGCGCGGCGCGCCCTACCGCCTGGACTACGCGGGCGGCGACGTGCGCGAACTGGCCCCGGACCTGCCCCCGGCCTTCATCCCGCCGCTCTTCGCGCCCTTCGTGGGCGGCGACCTGAGCGCCGGGCTGGCGGCCCTCATGCTGGCCCCGGGCGCGGCCCCCGAGTATCCCTTTCTCCTGGCCGACCTGGGCACCAACGGCGAGTTCGTCCTGGCCCTCTCGCCCGATGAACTGCTCTGCGCCAGCGTGCCCCTGGGTCCGGCCCTGGAGGGCGTTGGGCTGCGCTTCGGCCGCACGGCCGGGCCCGGCGCGGTGGAGGTCTTCGACCTCGGACCGGCGGGCCTCGCGCCGCGCCGCATTGGCGGCGACGCGCCCGGCGAGCCCGGACTCACCGGCCCGGCCTACCTCTCCCTGGTCTCCATCCTCCTGGCCAACGGCCTGCTGGACGCCTCCGGCCGCTTCACCCGGGGCGACACGCCCCTGGCGCGCAAGATCGGCCAGGGCCTTGGTCGCGAGGCCGGAGAACCGGCGCTGCACGTCCTCCCAGGCCTGTTCCTGGCGGCCTCGGACGTGGAGGAAATCCTCAAGCTCAAGGCCGCCTTCAACCTGGCCTTCTCCCGGCTCCTGGCCGAGGCCGGGCTCACGGCCACGGCCCTGGCCGCCGTGCACCTGGCCGGGGCCGTGGCCGAGCACGCCCGGCCCGCGGACCTGGAGCGCCTGGGCTTCCTGCCCCCCGGACTCCTGCCGCGCGTGCACGTGGCCGGAAACACCTCCCTGGCCGGAGCCGAGCTCCTGGCCGTGGACGCGGACGCACGCCGCGCCGTGCTGGACCTGCCCCGGGCCGTCCGGGCCATCGACCTGACCAATGAACCCGGCTTCGACGCCCGCTACCTGGAGCGCATGACCTTCCGCCATGTTTCCTGA
- a CDS encoding small ribosomal subunit Rsm22 family protein: protein MFPENLFPPLPVATRKDLADLGPALDAVLPLKARHRADLPGNIRMLSALLTEDRDDLGRDYMGDPRTLSAYLRYFLPWNLYRLGRLFTGLSLDLPEGATLVDYGSGPLTAPLALWLARPELRSRRLNVVCVDRTPKPMRAGLDLLRHLAGGEPPWKITLVKGALGMHLRERADLLVLANTLNELAWTRRPDLEEDAARLAATLQKGLTPGGRALLVEPGTRGAGRALSALRGACLELGLHPQAPCPHLRRCPMPGREPAPWCHFNFDTAGAPEWLARLTAKADLTKRNLSLSFLLLAQGFEPEPNRVRGVSEAFDLPGGFRGQYACSSLGLTLLRFPAGARGLPPGMGITAELPEQPERDRKSGAAILSLPGARP, encoded by the coding sequence ATGTTTCCTGAAAATCTCTTCCCCCCCCTGCCCGTCGCCACCCGCAAGGATCTGGCGGACCTGGGCCCGGCCCTGGACGCGGTCCTGCCGCTGAAGGCCCGCCACCGCGCGGACCTGCCCGGCAACATCCGCATGCTCTCCGCCCTGCTCACCGAGGACCGCGACGACCTGGGCCGCGACTACATGGGCGACCCGCGCACCCTCTCGGCCTACCTGCGCTACTTCCTGCCCTGGAACCTCTACCGCCTGGGCCGCCTGTTCACCGGGCTCTCCCTGGACCTGCCCGAGGGGGCCACCCTGGTGGACTACGGCTCCGGCCCGCTCACCGCGCCCCTGGCCCTCTGGCTCGCGCGGCCCGAACTGCGCTCCCGGCGGCTGAACGTAGTCTGCGTGGACCGCACGCCCAAGCCCATGCGCGCGGGCCTGGACCTGCTGCGCCACCTGGCCGGGGGCGAGCCGCCCTGGAAGATCACCCTGGTCAAGGGCGCGCTCGGCATGCACCTGCGCGAGCGGGCCGACCTGCTCGTGCTGGCCAACACCCTCAACGAGCTGGCCTGGACCCGCCGCCCGGACCTGGAGGAAGACGCCGCGCGCCTGGCGGCCACCCTGCAGAAGGGGCTGACTCCGGGCGGCCGCGCGCTCCTGGTGGAGCCGGGCACGCGCGGCGCGGGCCGGGCGCTCTCGGCCCTGCGCGGGGCCTGCCTGGAGCTGGGCCTGCATCCCCAGGCCCCCTGCCCGCACCTGCGGCGCTGCCCCATGCCCGGCCGCGAGCCCGCGCCCTGGTGCCACTTCAACTTCGACACCGCCGGAGCGCCGGAATGGCTGGCCAGGCTCACGGCCAAGGCCGACCTGACCAAGCGCAACCTCTCGCTCTCGTTCCTCCTCCTGGCCCAGGGCTTCGAGCCCGAGCCGAACCGCGTGCGCGGCGTGTCCGAGGCCTTCGACCTGCCGGGCGGCTTCCGGGGCCAATATGCCTGCTCGTCCCTGGGCCTGACCCTGCTGCGCTTCCCGGCCGGGGCGCGCGGCCTGCCGCCGGGCATGGGCATCACGGCCGAACTGCCGGAGCAGCCCGAGCGCGACCGCAAGTCCGGGGCCGCGATCCTGTCCCTGCCGGGGGCCCGGCCGTGA
- the lipB gene encoding lipoyl(octanoyl) transferase LipB, which produces MRIVDLGLIGHAEAEALQLETLDAVRGEREENTLFLLEHPPVITLGRQGGLENLHAPEAFLKERGITLSKTGRGGNITCHFPGQLVGYPVFRVERRPGGIRAFFNDMEEAVIRVCRDFGVDAGRWEGRPGVWVGERKICSMGIGVKHWVTFHGLALNVGPDLSLFDLITLCGLSGARPTSLALESGRGIDMKDVKDALSRHFLGLFPDSAVAARQPAA; this is translated from the coding sequence GTGAGGATCGTCGATCTCGGGCTCATCGGCCACGCCGAGGCCGAGGCCCTGCAACTGGAAACGCTCGACGCCGTGCGCGGGGAGCGCGAGGAGAACACCCTCTTTCTCTTGGAGCACCCGCCGGTGATCACCCTGGGACGCCAGGGCGGCCTGGAGAACCTGCACGCGCCCGAGGCCTTTCTGAAGGAACGCGGCATCACGCTCTCCAAGACCGGACGCGGCGGCAACATCACCTGCCACTTTCCGGGCCAGCTCGTGGGCTATCCGGTCTTCCGCGTGGAGCGCCGCCCGGGCGGCATCCGGGCCTTCTTCAACGACATGGAGGAGGCCGTGATCCGCGTCTGCCGGGACTTCGGCGTGGACGCCGGGCGCTGGGAAGGCCGCCCCGGGGTCTGGGTCGGGGAGCGGAAAATCTGTTCCATGGGCATCGGGGTCAAGCACTGGGTCACGTTCCACGGGCTGGCCCTGAACGTGGGCCCCGACCTCTCCCTGTTCGATCTCATCACCCTCTGCGGACTGTCCGGGGCCCGGCCCACATCGCTGGCCCTGGAATCCGGCCGCGGCATCGACATGAAGGACGTCAAGGATGCACTCTCGCGACACTTCCTGGGACTCTTCCCGGATTCCGCCGTGGCTGCGCGTCAGCCTGCCGCGTGA
- the lipA gene encoding lipoyl synthase yields the protein MHSRDTSWDSSRIPPWLRVSLPRDPAFAATEALTRDLNLHTVCTGAKCPNKWECYSRRVATFLVLGAVCTRNCAFCNIHPGRAEPPDQDEPRRVAEAVARLGLAYAVVTSVTRDDLPDGGAGHFAAVIRSIRERNPGCAVEVLIPDFKGDEAALRVVLDAAPDVLNHNVETVPGLYPRIRPQARYERSLELLRNSKAAAPAIPTKSGLMLGLGEEMEDVRRVLADMAGVGCDMITVGQYMRPSREHPVVVRWVHPDEFEELAEYGRGLGVRHMFCGPRVRSSYHAAEAAREMG from the coding sequence ATGCACTCTCGCGACACTTCCTGGGACTCTTCCCGGATTCCGCCGTGGCTGCGCGTCAGCCTGCCGCGTGACCCGGCCTTCGCCGCCACCGAGGCCCTGACCCGCGACCTGAACCTGCACACGGTCTGCACCGGGGCCAAGTGCCCGAACAAGTGGGAGTGCTACTCCCGCCGCGTGGCCACGTTCCTCGTGCTGGGCGCGGTGTGCACGCGCAACTGCGCCTTCTGCAACATCCACCCCGGCCGCGCGGAGCCCCCGGACCAGGACGAGCCGCGCCGCGTGGCCGAGGCCGTGGCCCGGCTGGGCCTGGCCTACGCCGTGGTCACCTCCGTGACCCGCGACGACCTGCCCGACGGCGGGGCCGGGCACTTCGCGGCCGTGATCCGCTCCATCCGGGAACGCAATCCGGGCTGCGCCGTGGAGGTGCTCATCCCGGACTTCAAGGGCGACGAGGCCGCCCTGCGCGTGGTGCTCGACGCCGCGCCGGACGTGCTGAACCACAACGTGGAGACCGTGCCGGGACTCTATCCGCGCATCCGGCCCCAGGCCCGCTACGAGCGCAGCCTGGAGCTTTTGCGCAACTCCAAGGCGGCGGCCCCGGCCATCCCGACCAAGAGCGGGCTCATGCTCGGCCTGGGCGAGGAGATGGAGGACGTGCGGCGGGTGCTGGCGGACATGGCGGGCGTGGGCTGCGACATGATCACCGTGGGTCAGTACATGCGGCCCAGCCGGGAGCATCCGGTGGTGGTCCGCTGGGTCCACCCGGACGAATTCGAGGAGCTGGCGGAATACGGCCGAGGCCTCGGCGTGCGGCACATGTTCTGCGGCCCGCGCGTGCGCTCCAGCTACCACGCCGCCGAGGCGGCCCGGGAGATGGGCTGA
- the recJ gene encoding single-stranded-DNA-specific exonuclease RecJ translates to MPCLWKPRSEETPPASVAELGEALGVSAVTAGILWTRGLREVGEMDRFLSPGLRHMADPACIPGLTPAAESLARALGEGRKPAIWGDYDVDGITSTALMTEFLTLKGFAPRPYLPNRLREGYGLNAAGMETLAAEGVGVVLTVDCGVSDHAAVERARALGLAMIVSDHHLPGETLPEAEAVCNPRLAAEGPFADLAGVGVAFMLAVALNKLLPGAPLDMRRFLDLVALGTVADVVPLTGQNRILVKNGLLLIKEARRPGIAALKAASGYDRHAELGAGQIGFGLAPRINAAGRLGDPGKALDLLLAPDEDTAKPLALELNALNVERRREEESIQQEALAQARELLAARPGLRGLALFGAHWHPGVIGIVASRVVEEFYLPTLILCSEGEKLKGSGRSVDEFDLHAGLRSFSDILLGFGGHRQAAGLSLAPENLDALRERFHAAVLAQVGERALRPVLKLDRELNFGEISHVLLKELELLQPFGVGNPEPVFQSPPVIVKDRRVFGKDHVKLTLVDAEARATLSGKAWRQAANLTPAVIGRTMRFAYSPGIDDWDGVPRIELHLRDWCE, encoded by the coding sequence ATGCCCTGCCTCTGGAAACCCCGCAGCGAGGAAACGCCCCCGGCCTCCGTGGCCGAATTGGGCGAGGCCCTGGGCGTCTCGGCCGTGACCGCCGGGATTCTTTGGACGCGCGGTCTGCGCGAAGTCGGCGAGATGGACCGCTTCCTCTCTCCGGGGCTGCGGCATATGGCCGACCCGGCGTGCATCCCCGGCCTGACCCCGGCCGCCGAGTCCCTGGCCCGGGCCCTGGGCGAGGGACGCAAGCCCGCCATCTGGGGCGACTACGACGTGGACGGGATCACCTCCACGGCGCTCATGACGGAATTTCTGACCCTGAAGGGCTTCGCGCCGCGCCCCTACCTGCCCAACCGGCTCCGGGAGGGCTACGGCCTGAACGCGGCGGGCATGGAGACGCTGGCCGCCGAGGGCGTGGGCGTGGTGCTCACCGTGGACTGCGGGGTCTCGGACCACGCGGCCGTGGAGCGGGCCCGCGCCCTGGGCCTGGCCATGATCGTCTCGGACCACCACCTGCCGGGCGAAACCCTGCCGGAGGCCGAGGCGGTCTGCAATCCCCGGCTCGCGGCCGAGGGCCCCTTCGCGGACCTCGCCGGGGTGGGCGTGGCCTTCATGCTCGCCGTGGCCCTGAACAAACTGCTGCCCGGCGCGCCGCTGGATATGCGCCGCTTCCTGGACTTGGTGGCCCTGGGCACCGTGGCCGACGTGGTGCCGCTCACGGGCCAGAACCGCATCCTGGTCAAGAACGGGCTGCTGCTCATCAAGGAGGCGAGGCGGCCGGGCATTGCGGCGCTCAAGGCGGCCAGCGGTTATGACCGCCACGCCGAGTTGGGGGCCGGGCAGATCGGCTTCGGCCTCGCGCCCCGGATCAACGCCGCCGGGCGGCTGGGTGACCCGGGCAAGGCTCTGGACCTGCTCCTGGCCCCGGACGAGGATACGGCCAAGCCCCTGGCCCTGGAGCTGAACGCCTTGAACGTCGAGCGCCGCCGCGAGGAGGAGTCCATCCAGCAGGAGGCCCTGGCCCAGGCCCGGGAACTGTTGGCCGCGCGGCCCGGCCTGCGCGGGCTGGCGCTCTTCGGGGCCCACTGGCACCCCGGGGTCATCGGCATCGTGGCCTCGCGGGTGGTGGAGGAATTCTATCTGCCCACGCTCATTCTCTGCAGCGAGGGCGAGAAGCTCAAGGGCTCGGGCCGGAGCGTGGACGAGTTCGACCTGCACGCCGGGCTGCGGAGTTTTTCGGACATCCTGTTGGGATTCGGCGGGCACCGCCAGGCCGCCGGGCTCTCCCTGGCCCCGGAGAACCTGGACGCCCTGCGCGAGCGGTTCCACGCCGCCGTGCTCGCGCAGGTGGGCGAACGGGCCCTGCGGCCGGTGCTCAAGCTCGACCGCGAACTGAATTTCGGCGAGATCAGCCACGTGCTGCTCAAGGAACTGGAGTTGCTCCAGCCCTTCGGGGTCGGCAACCCCGAGCCGGTGTTCCAGTCCCCGCCGGTGATCGTCAAGGACCGCCGCGTGTTCGGCAAGGACCACGTGAAGCTGACCTTGGTGGACGCCGAGGCCCGGGCCACGCTCTCCGGGAAGGCCTGGCGGCAGGCCGCCAACCTCACCCCGGCCGTGATCGGCCGGACCATGCGCTTCGCCTATTCCCCGGGCATCGACGACTGGGACGGCGTCCCGCGCATCGAGCTGCACCTCCGCGACTGGTGCGAGTAG
- a CDS encoding HDOD domain-containing protein, translating to MTHETAQKFLAELPGVRNDLPFSPVLLQKLFMQTGEGALASMHEIAETIAKDQGLTAKLLAMANSAFYGLQAQVTTVQRAATVLGMREIRNIVLAIGIRALGRKRPVPKEFDLDAYWRHQFRVACLSRDLARAVGDMDPDQLFTAGLLHDLGKLIVAMFRPEVAVEVLALARERNVTEAQAENDYWGVDHGVIGALVLGSWDLPAEIVEPVNWHHAPELAPVSGHEAALLALADALIHEAADPADPQAMPGYGLSEALGLSLDEVRAQAAAILADESVDQFVQNLV from the coding sequence ATGACGCATGAGACCGCCCAGAAGTTCCTGGCCGAGTTGCCCGGCGTGCGCAACGACCTGCCGTTCTCCCCGGTGCTCCTGCAGAAGCTCTTCATGCAGACCGGCGAGGGGGCCCTGGCCTCCATGCACGAGATCGCCGAAACCATCGCCAAGGACCAGGGCCTCACGGCCAAGCTCCTGGCCATGGCCAACTCCGCCTTCTACGGCCTCCAGGCCCAGGTGACCACGGTGCAGCGGGCGGCCACGGTCCTGGGCATGCGCGAGATCCGCAACATCGTCCTGGCCATCGGCATCCGCGCCCTGGGCCGCAAGCGTCCGGTGCCCAAGGAATTCGACCTGGACGCCTATTGGCGGCACCAGTTCCGGGTGGCCTGCCTGAGCCGCGACCTGGCCCGCGCCGTGGGCGACATGGACCCGGACCAGCTCTTCACCGCCGGGCTTCTGCACGACCTGGGCAAGCTCATCGTGGCCATGTTCCGGCCCGAGGTTGCGGTGGAGGTCCTCGCCCTGGCGCGCGAACGCAACGTCACCGAGGCCCAGGCAGAGAACGACTACTGGGGCGTGGACCACGGGGTGATCGGGGCCCTGGTCCTGGGCTCCTGGGACCTGCCCGCCGAGATCGTGGAGCCGGTGAACTGGCACCATGCCCCGGAGCTGGCCCCGGTGTCGGGCCACGAGGCCGCGCTTCTGGCCCTGGCCGACGCCCTGATCCACGAGGCCGCCGATCCGGCCGATCCCCAGGCCATGCCCGGCTACGGCCTGTCCGAGGCCCTGGGTCTGTCCCTGGACGAGGTCCGGGCCCAGGCCGCCGCCATCCTGGCCGACGAGTCCGTGGACCAGTTCGTCCAGAATCTGGTCTGA